The following proteins are co-located in the Paraphotobacterium marinum genome:
- a CDS encoding energy transducer TonB, which yields MGQYLPPQYPQNALERGIEGSVTIEATIGKLGKVISVKVLKSSNNKSLDNAAIKWFLNLKFTPAKTGKTPEKSVIIQKIKFNIKD from the coding sequence ATAGGGCAATATTTACCACCACAATATCCACAAAATGCCTTAGAAAGAGGTATCGAGGGTTCTGTCACCATTGAAGCAACCATTGGTAAGTTAGGAAAAGTAATTAGTGTTAAAGTTTTAAAGTCATCAAACAATAAATCATTGGATAACGCTGCAATAAAATGGTTTTTAAATTTAAAGTTTACACCAGCAAAAACCGGAAAAACTCCAGAAAAAAGCGTCATTATTCAAAAAATTAAATTTAATATTAAGGATTAA
- a CDS encoding ABC transporter substrate-binding protein, translating into MNPTLIIFDADSGPAQTIQQFKESGIKTITLNRPDTINNILRNINTIGKETGKSQLAEKLVYSNKLDIKKAQKLLPHHEIPGMFLMFRNDTLVTLGSNSLGNNWLKYLNIKNLNKVSNTKVNKESLLKTQAKIILIASEEKKMSDSYKKIFNLLKKNGTKIIFVPVLDIEKSGSSFGQTYYKLSKVIYGIN; encoded by the coding sequence ATGAATCCTACATTAATTATATTTGATGCTGATTCTGGCCCTGCCCAAACTATTCAGCAATTTAAAGAAAGTGGGATAAAAACAATCACATTAAACAGACCAGATACCATAAACAATATTTTACGCAACATTAATACTATAGGAAAAGAAACAGGCAAGAGTCAATTAGCTGAGAAATTAGTATATTCAAACAAATTAGATATTAAAAAAGCACAAAAATTATTACCGCATCATGAAATACCAGGAATGTTTCTAATGTTTCGTAATGACACTCTTGTTACATTAGGAAGTAACTCTTTGGGAAATAATTGGCTTAAATACCTTAATATTAAAAACTTAAATAAAGTTTCAAATACAAAAGTTAATAAAGAAAGTTTACTCAAAACTCAAGCAAAAATTATTTTAATTGCCTCTGAAGAAAAAAAAATGAGTGATTCTTATAAAAAAATATTCAATTTGTTAAAGAAGAATGGGACAAAAATTATCTTTGTACCCGTATTAGATATTGAAAAAAGTGGCTCTTCTTTTGGTCAAACTTATTATAAGCTATCTAAGGTAATATATGGAATTAATTAA
- a CDS encoding FecCD family ABC transporter permease, with amino-acid sequence MELIKDKQTHTDALSYFNLYRIKIRVSISLLLVTLILVSIAALTIGPMNIPISSFFNSITNSGLNHYIIYDVRLPRIIATIFVGAAMASSGAIIQGLFQNPLAAPDILGISAGSQLLATLTILFLSSSSSQWVQLWALPISSILGSLAVVLFLNYVVHKTSNTNMSFLIVLGVILNLVLMAPIQLAPFIANDNTLRSLMVWGMASFSNIEWLHLIISLPLFILGFICLKNSALYLNALKLGSFEATNLGINSKQKQKILFIGISLLVGTSTALCGPVSMIGFLVPHVIRMIYSNCYRFLLPLSALLGACLMTIVDTFCRAALQPIELPVNIVLTLISTPILIYAIIKIYKKDYLL; translated from the coding sequence ATGGAATTAATTAAAGACAAACAAACTCATACTGATGCATTGAGTTATTTTAATCTTTACCGTATAAAAATACGCGTAAGTATATCACTGCTTCTTGTTACCTTAATTCTAGTATCGATTGCTGCATTAACAATAGGTCCAATGAATATTCCTATTTCAAGTTTTTTCAACAGCATAACTAACTCTGGTTTAAATCATTATATTATTTATGATGTAAGGTTACCAAGAATAATCGCTACGATTTTTGTCGGAGCTGCCATGGCATCAAGTGGAGCAATCATTCAGGGATTATTTCAGAACCCTCTTGCAGCACCAGATATACTAGGAATATCTGCAGGCTCACAATTACTTGCAACTTTAACCATTCTGTTTTTATCATCAAGTTCATCTCAATGGGTGCAACTGTGGGCTTTACCAATTTCATCTATTTTAGGAAGTCTAGCAGTAGTGTTATTTCTAAACTATGTTGTACATAAGACTTCAAACACAAATATGTCATTTTTAATTGTTTTAGGGGTCATACTTAACTTGGTATTAATGGCTCCTATTCAACTAGCACCTTTTATTGCAAATGATAATACATTGAGAAGTTTAATGGTATGGGGAATGGCTTCATTTTCAAATATTGAATGGTTACATTTAATAATTTCATTACCTTTATTTATACTTGGATTTATTTGTTTAAAAAATTCTGCTCTCTATCTCAATGCTCTCAAATTAGGATCTTTTGAAGCAACAAATTTAGGAATTAACTCTAAGCAAAAACAAAAAATATTATTTATAGGCATCTCTTTGTTGGTTGGAACCTCAACTGCTTTATGTGGTCCTGTTAGTATGATTGGGTTCTTAGTTCCCCATGTTATAAGGATGATATATTCAAATTGTTACAGATTTTTACTACCATTATCTGCTTTATTAGGGGCATGTCTCATGACAATAGTTGATACTTTTTGTCGAGCAGCTTTGCAGCCAATAGAGCTTCCAGTAAACATAGTTTTAACTCTGATTTCAACACCAATTCTAATTTATGCCATCATAAAAATTTATAAAAAGGACTACTTACTATGA